One stretch of Pseudoalteromonas shioyasakiensis DNA includes these proteins:
- a CDS encoding DUF2597 family protein, whose product MTQKVLGGKDFDIFIGSSMVHVIEATVKITDGRKPKYVRGVPKGFIDGPVEAEVTLKLDHENWLIVQAQAEQAGSWKGIEPFDVAFNAEVAAGKKNIEAFGCLPQLEEILNLKAEGGEEDTTSIKCPVTSPDFVKINGVPYLTAEEVRDL is encoded by the coding sequence ATGACACAAAAAGTATTAGGCGGTAAGGACTTCGATATCTTCATTGGTTCATCAATGGTGCATGTTATCGAAGCCACCGTAAAAATCACCGATGGCCGTAAGCCAAAATATGTACGCGGTGTACCAAAAGGCTTTATTGATGGTCCAGTCGAAGCCGAAGTAACGCTAAAGCTTGATCATGAAAACTGGTTAATCGTGCAAGCGCAAGCTGAACAAGCGGGCAGTTGGAAAGGCATTGAACCGTTTGATGTGGCATTTAACGCTGAAGTCGCTGCGGGCAAGAAAAACATTGAAGCATTTGGTTGTTTGCCACAGCTTGAAGAAATCTTGAATCTAAAAGCTGAAGGTGGCGAAGAAGATACAACGTCTATCAAGTGCCCAGTAACGAGCCCTGATTTTGTAAAAATCAATGGTGTGCCTTACCTAACAGCTGAAGAAGTGAGAGATCTGTAA
- a CDS encoding DUF2586 family protein yields the protein MAQGNVSVAAIQSGSGATKQVERSVLIIGQAADNLGVIQPINAQTDFDAMLGDADSPLKTQLKAWQRNGDDLVTGYAIAHAVGDDVMTLIDKAMDQGVSPETIVICTPVTGKAEVESYQAKAQEVLSRFARRVRFLVAAPGLTEGQNWADLVTALQPLVEGVVADRVAVIPLLFGDELGAVTGRLCKSSVTIADSPMRVLTGAMSLMPLPVDATDNPLTNATTAALDALRLSCTQFYPDFDGVYFGDVNMLDAEGGDFQQIEIGRIVDKAARDVRIIAIQQIKNRRLNNSASGIEFGKRVMGKPLRDMSKSINIGADKFPGLIDAPTDDSINLTFLDSRTLQVVLKVKPIDSPNTIVVGIMLDRDE from the coding sequence ATGGCACAAGGTAATGTATCCGTTGCAGCCATTCAATCAGGCAGTGGCGCTACAAAACAGGTTGAACGTAGTGTCTTAATTATCGGCCAAGCAGCCGACAATCTAGGCGTTATCCAACCGATTAATGCACAAACAGACTTCGATGCAATGTTAGGTGATGCAGACTCACCGTTAAAAACCCAACTTAAAGCATGGCAACGTAATGGCGATGATCTTGTTACCGGCTACGCGATTGCACATGCAGTGGGTGATGATGTCATGACGTTGATTGATAAAGCGATGGATCAAGGTGTAAGCCCTGAAACAATCGTGATTTGTACGCCAGTGACGGGTAAAGCCGAAGTAGAAAGTTACCAGGCAAAAGCACAAGAAGTACTATCGCGTTTTGCGCGTCGCGTGCGTTTTTTGGTCGCTGCACCCGGTTTAACCGAAGGTCAAAACTGGGCCGATTTAGTGACCGCATTGCAACCTTTGGTTGAAGGTGTGGTAGCGGATCGTGTGGCGGTTATTCCGCTTTTATTTGGTGACGAACTGGGCGCCGTTACGGGTCGATTATGCAAAAGCTCAGTCACGATTGCTGACAGCCCAATGCGTGTTTTAACTGGTGCCATGTCATTAATGCCATTGCCCGTAGATGCCACAGACAACCCATTGACGAATGCAACCACGGCGGCACTGGATGCCTTACGTTTAAGTTGTACGCAGTTTTATCCCGACTTCGATGGGGTTTATTTCGGTGACGTCAATATGTTGGATGCTGAAGGCGGCGATTTTCAGCAAATTGAAATAGGCCGAATTGTTGATAAAGCGGCGCGTGATGTTCGCATTATTGCCATTCAACAAATCAAGAACCGACGTTTGAATAACAGTGCCAGTGGCATTGAATTTGGCAAACGTGTCATGGGTAAACCACTGCGTGATATGAGCAAGTCAATCAACATTGGTGCCGATAAGTTCCCTGGTCTGATTGATGCGCCAACGGATGACAGTATTAATCTCACGTTCTTAGACTCACGCACGTTGCAAGTCGTGCTGAAAGTGAAGCCGATTGATTCACCAAACACGATTGTGGTTGGGATCATGTTAGACCGCGACGAATAG
- a CDS encoding virion morphogenesis protein, giving the protein MLNVKFDEGQSKEQLAFLQLKPNKRRNLLRGAIRAANRSSKGRITQQKDLTGKTWKGRANGKKKKMLTKLKSRMKVRYGPNNASVFFKDTRTGKIARAQQEGISITAEAHKNNGEQRKEGLATRNQARALIAAGYKIPRGKGKGAKRASIKWITEHLSKNQAGFLLRDLKGNSSKSTWQIDLPARSFLGQTASEQKEQQSFILNKAMQVA; this is encoded by the coding sequence GTGCTTAACGTCAAATTTGACGAAGGCCAGAGCAAAGAGCAGTTAGCGTTTTTACAGCTGAAGCCAAACAAACGGCGCAACTTGTTACGGGGTGCAATACGCGCTGCGAACCGGAGCAGCAAAGGGCGAATAACCCAACAAAAAGATTTAACGGGCAAAACGTGGAAAGGCAGAGCAAACGGTAAAAAGAAAAAAATGCTCACCAAGCTAAAGAGTCGAATGAAAGTGCGGTATGGGCCAAATAACGCCAGCGTTTTTTTTAAAGATACCCGCACAGGCAAAATAGCCAGGGCGCAGCAAGAAGGGATAAGCATAACTGCAGAAGCCCACAAAAATAACGGTGAGCAGCGTAAGGAAGGATTGGCAACACGCAATCAAGCCAGAGCATTAATTGCAGCCGGTTACAAAATACCGCGTGGTAAGGGCAAAGGGGCTAAACGCGCAAGCATTAAATGGATAACAGAACACCTAAGTAAAAACCAAGCAGGATTTTTACTCAGAGATTTAAAGGGCAACTCAAGTAAGAGTACCTGGCAAATTGATTTGCCTGCCCGCTCTTTCTTAGGGCAAACCGCCTCTGAACAAAAAGAGCAACAGAGTTTTATTTTAAACAAAGCTATGCAGGTGGCGTAG
- a CDS encoding phage tail protein, producing the protein MSQSKIAKLKQHLVGAVYQGHKLALETQFDCWIEGGRIEPSSKTVNGNGLLAARFYYSGVISINPCAAPAALICAFASFWLQNNGGRFDSTDIEFSADVNDDNSNEVELTIDQLCEDIALIQTDNGPFELNGIRYDFGEQSLWIAEAFTLHGEVSSA; encoded by the coding sequence ATGAGCCAAAGCAAAATAGCCAAGCTTAAGCAGCACTTAGTGGGGGCGGTCTACCAAGGCCATAAACTCGCGCTAGAAACGCAATTTGATTGTTGGATTGAGGGCGGGCGAATTGAGCCAAGCAGTAAAACAGTCAATGGCAACGGGTTATTAGCAGCACGCTTTTATTATTCAGGGGTTATTAGCATAAACCCGTGTGCAGCACCGGCAGCATTGATTTGTGCGTTTGCATCGTTTTGGTTGCAAAACAATGGCGGGCGTTTTGATAGCACAGACATTGAATTTAGTGCAGATGTTAACGACGACAACAGTAATGAAGTTGAGTTAACGATTGACCAGCTTTGTGAAGATATTGCGCTAATTCAAACAGACAACGGCCCGTTTGAATTAAACGGCATTCGTTATGACTTTGGCGAGCAAAGCTTGTGGATAGCTGAAGCGTTCACATTGCATGGGGAAGTTAGCAGTGCTTAA
- a CDS encoding head completion/stabilization protein → MNLSGMPQADLQSVNVDVPGNGYYPALSTAHFIEHYAVASEYANKSDLLVEKITRAQAEINQELEGVQLTYGEPLNAQQVIFYHDAVYSKAKASLLVSKLGSTHRDSATAQSQSAIDNHEHWQRESVNALRLLQSLSVNLSVELL, encoded by the coding sequence ATGAATTTAAGCGGTATGCCACAAGCGGATTTACAAAGCGTCAATGTTGATGTGCCAGGTAATGGTTATTACCCCGCATTAAGCACGGCACACTTTATTGAACATTATGCAGTTGCCAGTGAGTACGCGAACAAAAGTGATTTACTCGTTGAAAAGATCACACGCGCACAAGCTGAGATTAACCAAGAGCTTGAAGGTGTGCAGCTTACTTATGGTGAGCCATTGAATGCGCAACAAGTGATTTTTTATCACGATGCGGTGTACAGCAAAGCTAAAGCAAGCTTGCTGGTTTCAAAACTGGGCAGTACGCACCGTGATAGTGCTACAGCACAAAGCCAATCTGCCATTGATAATCATGAGCATTGGCAACGTGAAAGCGTCAACGCACTGCGTTTATTGCAATCACTGAGCGTCAATTTATCGGTTGAGCTGCTATGA
- a CDS encoding terminase, with translation MSLVKKSLAKTASVVPPSTETHAPTAAIDVVQANAPVTENEQKEYPFFVAAIESDLAQLKTFTDIADKASYKSEALKRNDYLGYIKRYRLSGQNHHNTVLAWVFIWLVDLKRWDDVLELLPLMVEQKQPLPTVFNTKHWPAFVIDQLYDDANYYLSQSEQTGLFTISFVLHRLITTVKNQDWTGLEVVGGKLYAMAAKVDASLHNYGFAAAFAEQALAINEGAGVKGLLKDLQKLLKQSEPEQAVDAD, from the coding sequence ATGAGCTTAGTTAAAAAATCATTAGCCAAAACAGCAAGCGTTGTACCGCCTAGCACTGAAACACATGCGCCAACAGCAGCGATTGACGTCGTTCAAGCTAACGCGCCAGTAACCGAGAACGAGCAAAAAGAGTACCCGTTTTTTGTAGCGGCCATCGAGTCTGACTTAGCTCAACTAAAAACATTTACCGATATTGCAGATAAAGCCAGTTATAAGTCTGAAGCGTTAAAGCGTAACGATTACCTTGGCTACATCAAGCGTTATCGTTTAAGCGGTCAAAACCATCACAACACAGTATTAGCATGGGTGTTTATTTGGCTTGTAGATCTCAAGCGTTGGGATGACGTGCTAGAGCTACTGCCTTTGATGGTCGAGCAAAAGCAGCCATTACCAACGGTGTTTAATACCAAGCATTGGCCTGCATTTGTTATCGATCAGCTTTATGACGATGCCAACTATTACCTTTCGCAATCTGAACAAACGGGCCTATTCACCATTAGTTTTGTACTGCATCGCTTAATTACCACAGTTAAAAACCAAGATTGGACCGGTTTAGAAGTGGTAGGCGGCAAGCTTTACGCAATGGCGGCTAAAGTCGATGCATCACTTCATAACTACGGCTTTGCAGCGGCGTTCGCAGAGCAAGCATTAGCTATTAACGAGGGGGCAGGTGTGAAAGGTTTGCTAAAAGACCTGCAAAAGTTACTAAAACAAAGCGAGCCAGAACAAGCGGTTGACGCTGACTAG
- a CDS encoding phage major capsid protein, P2 family, which produces MKTRTKELFVAIMAGMAVNYGVTSMSEQFNVEPTVEQRLYDAVYESAEFLQMINTAPVDDLVGQSVIMSVDGGVTGRAGVETDDNKERKTRDVSKLDKREFRCYPTECDIHITWVKMDQWSKFPDFHERYRNHVRQAIALDIIKIGWNGTHAADTTDIVAYPMMNDVNIGWLQLLRRDAPERVVTEGLTPTQIRIGAGGDYENLDQAVHDALQGIPEHKRANMVAIIGDELLAHDKNKLYAKQAHTPSEKTKIELQQVIETYGGLASYKIPFFPARGILVTSFDNLSHYVQTGSTRTSVENNAKKKRIEDYLSRNDCYYVEDLEKAIYFESANVKLPNQAGDDWV; this is translated from the coding sequence ATGAAGACAAGAACAAAAGAGTTATTTGTAGCCATCATGGCAGGCATGGCCGTTAACTATGGTGTGACTTCAATGTCAGAGCAATTTAACGTAGAGCCTACTGTAGAGCAGCGACTTTACGACGCGGTGTATGAGTCGGCTGAATTTTTACAGATGATCAATACCGCGCCGGTTGATGACCTAGTAGGCCAATCGGTGATCATGAGTGTTGACGGCGGGGTGACTGGTCGTGCAGGCGTTGAAACTGACGACAACAAAGAACGTAAAACCCGTGATGTATCGAAACTAGATAAACGTGAATTCCGTTGTTACCCAACAGAATGTGACATTCATATCACCTGGGTAAAAATGGATCAGTGGTCGAAGTTCCCTGATTTCCACGAACGCTACCGTAACCATGTTCGCCAAGCGATTGCACTGGATATTATCAAAATTGGTTGGAACGGCACACATGCCGCCGATACGACAGACATTGTTGCATACCCAATGATGAATGATGTCAACATCGGTTGGTTGCAGTTACTACGTCGTGATGCACCGGAGCGTGTTGTTACTGAAGGTCTGACGCCTACCCAGATCCGTATTGGTGCAGGCGGCGACTATGAAAACCTAGATCAAGCAGTGCATGACGCATTGCAAGGTATTCCAGAGCATAAACGCGCCAACATGGTGGCGATTATCGGTGATGAACTTCTCGCACACGATAAAAATAAGCTTTACGCCAAGCAAGCGCATACACCAAGTGAAAAAACCAAGATTGAGCTTCAACAGGTCATTGAAACCTATGGTGGCCTGGCAAGCTATAAAATCCCATTTTTCCCAGCTCGCGGCATTTTAGTCACCAGCTTTGACAATTTAAGTCATTACGTTCAGACAGGCTCAACCCGTACAAGCGTTGAAAATAACGCGAAGAAAAAACGTATTGAAGACTACCTATCACGTAACGACTGTTACTACGTCGAAGACCTAGAAAAAGCGATTTACTTTGAATCAGCCAATGTGAAGTTGCCAAATCAAGCGGGCGATGACTGGGTGTAA
- a CDS encoding GPO family capsid scaffolding protein, whose amino-acid sequence MPGQLRTKPLSIAAVGMTVDGREITEQDVADIVETYNPRKYGARINLDHERDWSGWAAKNLHNVDIPGMLGDVLSVEARENEEGVVCLYAVLAPNQSFVELNKADQAVYFSIEINRDFMGSGKTYLTGLAVTDYPASCYTDRINFSSKSRPDDKDVALLTVELGACDPVDDDPPKKPFFKRLFSFNQEEPDMNETQLANALKDALGTPLAEFSQKLDGLTEKLDSFSTTKVEGEESPPADEQNSGDDTVLSQVQDELSSTKKALEELTAKFEQATNSPADDTTNADDEPEGDDGKYSTLL is encoded by the coding sequence ATGCCAGGTCAACTACGTACAAAACCACTTTCCATTGCTGCGGTAGGCATGACTGTCGATGGTCGTGAAATCACTGAGCAAGACGTAGCCGACATTGTAGAAACCTACAACCCGCGTAAATATGGCGCACGCATTAACCTTGATCATGAACGTGATTGGTCGGGCTGGGCGGCTAAAAATTTACACAATGTTGATATACCCGGCATGTTGGGTGATGTACTGAGCGTTGAAGCCCGCGAAAACGAAGAAGGTGTGGTGTGCTTATATGCAGTGTTGGCACCTAATCAAAGCTTTGTTGAGCTAAACAAAGCTGACCAAGCTGTGTACTTCAGCATTGAAATAAACCGTGACTTTATGGGCTCGGGTAAAACCTACCTTACAGGCCTTGCGGTAACCGATTACCCAGCGAGCTGCTACACAGACCGTATTAATTTCAGTAGTAAGAGTAGGCCAGACGACAAGGACGTTGCCTTATTAACAGTCGAATTAGGGGCATGTGATCCCGTCGATGATGACCCCCCTAAAAAACCCTTTTTTAAACGACTATTTTCATTCAATCAGGAAGAACCGGACATGAACGAAACACAATTAGCCAATGCACTAAAAGATGCACTGGGCACACCACTTGCCGAATTCAGCCAAAAGCTAGACGGCCTAACCGAAAAGCTTGATTCATTCTCAACAACCAAAGTGGAAGGTGAAGAATCACCGCCAGCGGATGAACAAAACTCAGGTGATGACACTGTGTTAAGCCAAGTTCAAGACGAACTATCAAGCACAAAAAAAGCGCTTGAAGAATTAACGGCTAAGTTCGAACAAGCAACAAATTCCCCTGCGGATGATACCACCAACGCCGACGATGAACCGGAAGGCGACGACGGTAAATACAGCACTTTGCTGTAA
- a CDS encoding terminase, translating to MKANYGPEIRKKAQDLYVVEGYTVDEIAELDDMPSARSVRRWAEAGKWEDMCPSYNAEMAYSKRINLLADKENKTDADYKELDFCTRQLCALNKSKLAPAPKQRASNDDSPSHQGNNGNNKKSKKKKKNDCSGITVDMLNELKDKLLYPHQKHWFDNQDYRSRFILKPRQIGATFYFAFEAFYDAVVNGRNKIFISASRDQAEVFKANIVALVREHFDIELTGSPMVLNLKGGKTVKLIFKSTNARTAQSESGDLYIDEVFWIPKYKTLRGLAQAMATHKHLRITYFSTPSVTSHEAYDHWNGKWYRKTKACNDPEFEIDVSHTALKDGMLCDDGIWRQMLTVHDVVNSGFDRIDIDVLENEYSTDEFNNLFMCKFIDDAHSAFNLNQIMACVGDSTKWDDFNLEWERPFALKPVVIGFDPARFGDKASVAVLSCPMKPGEKFRLLEAIDLSGNDFEAMAAEIKLLTEKYNVQHIGVDTTGIGYGVWEMITKFFPNAEPIHYNPIIKNQLVIKAINVIKNRRFEFDEDAVNIASSFINIRRKVSGDQITYATNRTATTGHADIAWAIMHAMKFEPLDGNAHSRQTSVGIAA from the coding sequence ATGAAGGCGAACTACGGACCAGAAATACGCAAAAAAGCACAAGACTTGTATGTGGTTGAAGGCTACACGGTGGATGAAATTGCCGAGCTGGATGACATGCCAAGTGCGCGTAGTGTTCGCCGCTGGGCTGAAGCTGGTAAATGGGAAGATATGTGCCCAAGTTACAATGCTGAAATGGCATATAGTAAGCGCATTAATTTATTGGCCGACAAAGAAAATAAAACCGATGCGGATTACAAAGAGCTCGACTTTTGTACCCGTCAGCTTTGCGCACTGAATAAAAGTAAACTTGCCCCTGCACCTAAACAACGTGCCAGCAATGATGACTCACCTAGTCATCAAGGTAATAACGGCAACAATAAAAAATCGAAGAAGAAAAAGAAAAACGATTGCTCCGGCATTACCGTTGATATGCTCAACGAGCTTAAAGACAAGTTACTTTACCCACACCAAAAACATTGGTTCGACAACCAAGACTATCGTAGCCGGTTTATCTTAAAGCCGCGTCAAATTGGGGCAACGTTCTACTTTGCATTTGAAGCATTCTACGATGCAGTGGTAAACGGCCGGAACAAGATTTTTATATCAGCGAGCCGCGACCAAGCCGAAGTATTTAAAGCCAATATTGTCGCGCTAGTGCGTGAACACTTTGATATTGAATTAACCGGCTCACCCATGGTGTTAAACCTTAAAGGTGGTAAAACGGTTAAGCTTATTTTCAAATCGACCAACGCACGAACGGCCCAATCGGAAAGCGGCGACTTATACATAGATGAAGTGTTTTGGATACCTAAATACAAAACATTACGCGGCCTTGCACAAGCAATGGCAACGCATAAGCATTTGCGTATTACCTATTTTAGTACGCCTTCAGTTACCAGCCATGAAGCGTATGATCATTGGAATGGTAAGTGGTATCGCAAAACCAAAGCCTGTAATGATCCTGAGTTTGAAATTGATGTAAGCCACACAGCGCTGAAAGATGGCATGTTGTGTGATGACGGTATATGGCGCCAAATGCTCACCGTGCATGATGTGGTTAATTCAGGCTTTGACCGCATTGATATTGACGTCCTTGAAAATGAATACAGCACTGACGAGTTTAATAACTTGTTTATGTGTAAGTTTATTGATGATGCACACAGCGCCTTTAATCTTAACCAAATCATGGCCTGTGTTGGTGACTCAACCAAATGGGATGACTTTAATTTAGAATGGGAACGCCCGTTTGCCTTAAAACCAGTTGTCATTGGTTTTGACCCTGCCCGCTTTGGTGATAAAGCCAGTGTTGCCGTATTAAGCTGCCCGATGAAACCAGGTGAAAAGTTCCGTCTGCTTGAAGCAATTGATTTAAGCGGTAATGACTTTGAAGCCATGGCCGCAGAAATAAAACTGCTTACCGAAAAATACAACGTGCAACATATTGGCGTTGATACCACCGGCATTGGTTATGGCGTGTGGGAAATGATCACTAAGTTTTTCCCTAACGCTGAGCCTATTCATTACAACCCAATAATTAAAAACCAACTGGTTATTAAGGCTATTAACGTCATTAAAAACCGCCGTTTTGAGTTCGATGAAGACGCAGTAAACATTGCCAGCTCGTTTATTAATATTCGTCGTAAAGTCTCTGGCGACCAAATCACCTACGCCACAAACCGCACAGCCACCACAGGCCATGCCGATATTGCTTGGGCAATTATGCATGCTATGAAATTTGAACCATTGGACGGCAATGCCCACAGCCGCCAAACCTCTGTAGGAATTGCAGCTTAA
- a CDS encoding phage portal protein, whose protein sequence is MSKPRLQVSNGQMPNYNQRTAVTDTFSFGDPEPCLDNRLTDYIGVFSDSNGVYAPPISLQGLVKLLRVNAQHGPILYFKRNMILKWYKPNPLLSHQALSKFAFDLLWSGNAYLQIIRNAFGQIIKLRHLPALTMRYTNTRGVYAQLSNRTHQPIYFKSGEVIHVKEYDPAQGIYGIPQYYGGIQSALLNEDATLFRRRYYKNGAHMGFIFSMADPNLSQEDENALKKAIQDSKGVGNFRSMFLNFRSQKTDAEKAIKITPVGDISTKDEFERIKKITLNDMLSMHRAQEALSGQSSGDSPGFGDLDKITRAYYNNEVVPLQQDVLGINNYLPAAQHIQFKEPEYSDLNPTVKESA, encoded by the coding sequence ATGAGTAAACCACGATTACAAGTGAGTAACGGCCAAATGCCGAACTACAACCAACGAACAGCCGTAACCGATACATTTAGTTTTGGTGATCCTGAGCCGTGCTTAGACAACCGGCTAACCGATTACATTGGTGTATTTAGTGACAGCAACGGCGTTTATGCACCGCCTATTAGCTTGCAAGGTTTAGTGAAGCTTTTACGTGTTAATGCCCAGCACGGGCCAATACTCTACTTTAAGCGCAACATGATCTTAAAGTGGTATAAACCAAACCCGCTTTTGAGCCATCAAGCACTTAGCAAATTCGCATTTGATTTGTTGTGGAGTGGTAACGCCTATTTACAGATTATTCGTAATGCGTTTGGGCAAATCATTAAACTGCGTCATTTACCTGCACTTACTATGCGTTATACCAATACGCGCGGTGTGTATGCCCAACTGAGTAACCGCACTCACCAGCCTATTTATTTTAAATCTGGTGAAGTGATTCACGTAAAAGAATATGACCCAGCCCAGGGTATTTATGGCATACCGCAATACTATGGCGGTATTCAGTCGGCGTTACTCAATGAAGATGCCACACTATTTCGCCGCCGTTATTACAAGAACGGTGCACACATGGGCTTTATCTTCTCCATGGCAGATCCGAACTTAAGCCAAGAAGATGAAAATGCACTTAAGAAAGCCATCCAAGATAGTAAAGGTGTGGGCAACTTTAGAAGTATGTTTCTTAACTTCCGTAGTCAGAAAACCGATGCCGAAAAGGCGATAAAGATAACACCTGTCGGTGATATATCCACCAAAGACGAATTTGAACGCATTAAAAAAATAACCTTAAACGACATGCTCAGCATGCACCGTGCACAAGAAGCACTTAGCGGCCAATCGTCAGGTGATAGCCCGGGCTTTGGTGATTTAGACAAGATCACTCGCGCTTATTACAACAACGAAGTGGTGCCACTTCAACAAGACGTACTGGGTATTAACAACTACTTACCCGCTGCACAGCACATTCAATTTAAAGAGCCTGAGTATTCAGACTTAAACCCGACTGTTAAGGAAAGCGCATGA
- a CDS encoding ogr/Delta-like zinc finger family protein, which yields MRVTCPNCGSKATISSRENQSTHVADLYISCTDVKNCGATFVSTLAFKHYLNPPRQTTAQLAASLINKLPKEEQLSLMGF from the coding sequence ATGCGGGTAACGTGTCCGAACTGTGGAAGTAAAGCGACTATTTCATCAAGAGAAAATCAATCAACCCATGTAGCTGATCTCTATATATCATGTACTGATGTTAAAAACTGTGGGGCAACGTTTGTTAGTACATTAGCATTTAAACATTACTTAAACCCACCACGCCAAACAACTGCGCAACTTGCAGCATCATTAATAAATAAACTACCAAAAGAAGAGCAGCTAAGTTTGATGGGGTTCTAA
- a CDS encoding sensor domain-containing diguanylate cyclase, with the protein MDNKDKILVNSNLIRRHSSMKVDLSAPVQVFMWQVLQDSLETLDVSRISVWLLKSEPNNILECVANTDWGVNDTPNELPHLTKSDYPRYFEAIEFGTPIVANNALTDHRTIDFTETYLKIENIKSMLDTIIFSEGSPIGVVCFEQKVNFREWNSYEVYFAELIADCCTYRFMAQKQAKLEERLVNLVFHDELTGVYNRRYFFDTIEKTISLHERKNLPITIGFIDFDNFKSINDTYGHQAGDKVLKSFTKIAQTTLRREDLIFRFGGEEFLVVFQGVGLMGANNALVRLQSAVKNILINHGIKALNFTFSAGLVELDKRTSIKDVIKQADKQLYKAKEEGKNRVEY; encoded by the coding sequence TTGGATAATAAAGATAAAATCTTAGTAAATTCCAATTTAATTAGGCGGCATTCATCAATGAAAGTTGATCTTAGTGCACCAGTTCAAGTGTTTATGTGGCAAGTTTTGCAGGATTCACTTGAAACTTTGGATGTAAGTCGTATTTCAGTTTGGTTATTAAAATCTGAACCTAATAATATTTTAGAGTGCGTTGCAAATACAGACTGGGGAGTCAATGATACTCCTAACGAACTACCACATTTAACTAAGAGTGATTACCCGCGCTATTTCGAAGCAATAGAGTTCGGAACCCCTATTGTAGCCAATAATGCGCTCACTGATCATAGAACAATCGACTTCACCGAAACATATTTAAAAATAGAAAATATCAAGTCTATGCTAGATACAATTATCTTTAGTGAGGGTAGTCCAATTGGAGTTGTTTGTTTTGAACAAAAAGTCAATTTCAGAGAGTGGAATAGCTATGAGGTTTATTTTGCTGAGCTGATCGCAGATTGTTGCACTTATCGGTTTATGGCCCAAAAACAAGCTAAGTTAGAAGAAAGGCTCGTTAACCTAGTGTTTCACGATGAGTTAACTGGTGTTTATAACCGTCGATATTTTTTTGACACTATTGAGAAGACTATAAGTCTCCATGAACGCAAAAACTTGCCTATAACTATTGGTTTTATTGATTTCGATAATTTTAAATCAATAAATGATACGTATGGACACCAAGCGGGCGATAAAGTATTGAAAAGTTTCACCAAAATAGCGCAGACAACCCTCCGACGAGAAGATTTAATTTTTCGCTTCGGGGGTGAAGAGTTTCTTGTGGTGTTTCAAGGCGTAGGCCTTATGGGTGCTAATAATGCTTTAGTTAGGTTGCAGAGTGCAGTAAAGAATATATTGATTAATCATGGCATTAAAGCTTTGAATTTCACATTTAGTGCAGGTTTGGTTGAATTAGACAAAAGAACATCTATCAAAGATGTGATAAAACAAGCTGATAAACAGCTATATAAAGCGAAAGAAGAAGGTAAAAATCGCGTTGAGTATTAG